A region from the Luteolibacter flavescens genome encodes:
- the cas5c gene encoding type I-C CRISPR-associated protein Cas5c has translation MNYGIHLKVSGDYALFSRPEMKVERVSYDVMTPSAARGILEAIYWKPQIRWIIDEIHVLNPIRFTNIRRNEIASKVSVKGAAGINAAMANPEIRPTMDVAENRQQRASLLLKDVAYLIKAHVLVLDLRLEKDDAPSPENEAVGKHLDMFKRRARKGQAFHQPYFGCREFPVRFELIENEADLPAPDASLLGEKDLGFMLHDIEFDQERSTKKVRSTTPHFFRASMSDGIIRIPELPFPAKA, from the coding sequence ATGAACTACGGCATCCATCTCAAGGTCTCCGGCGACTACGCCCTTTTCAGCCGACCGGAAATGAAGGTCGAGCGCGTCTCCTACGATGTCATGACGCCCTCCGCTGCGCGCGGCATCCTGGAGGCCATCTACTGGAAGCCCCAGATCCGATGGATCATCGATGAGATCCACGTCCTGAATCCCATCCGCTTCACCAATATCCGCCGCAACGAGATCGCCTCGAAGGTGTCGGTGAAAGGCGCGGCCGGCATCAATGCCGCCATGGCGAACCCGGAGATCCGCCCGACCATGGACGTCGCGGAGAACCGCCAGCAACGGGCATCGCTGCTCCTGAAGGACGTCGCCTACCTCATCAAGGCTCACGTGCTCGTCCTCGATCTCCGCTTGGAAAAGGACGACGCGCCTTCCCCGGAGAACGAGGCCGTGGGCAAACACCTCGACATGTTCAAGCGCCGCGCGCGCAAGGGCCAGGCGTTTCATCAGCCCTACTTCGGTTGCCGCGAGTTTCCGGTCCGCTTCGAACTCATCGAGAACGAGGCCGATCTCCCGGCACCCGATGCCAGCCTGCTCGGTGAAAAGGATCTCGGCTTCATGCTCCACGACATCGAGTTCGATCAGGAGCGCTCCACCAAGAAGGTCCGCTCCACCACCCCGCACTTCTTCCGCGCCTCGATGTCCGACGGCATCATCCGCATCCCGGAACTCCCTTTCCCTGCCAAGGCATGA
- a CDS encoding CRISPR-associated endonuclease Cas3'', whose amino-acid sequence MDSPPYAHSAPDGLPWEPLFTPFSSDPATQCQREACESCRTLAPQHGHSNKVAYWCAAFAAAMFPPGPDRDAAWQWGYLLGLLHDLGKFAPEWQAYLKSKADPHQADVSGKLDHSTAGAQYAVKLHAALGHLLAYPISGHHSGLQDATSNGTCLAARLKKTDLPRIPEIPSDIGSLGIPKLPSFLKGDAFSLSFFTRMLFSCLVDADFLATEAFMNPSQAGNRNRQPEGILEEIARLVDAKIDNFGTPSPDDTVAFQRRKVVEDCRAKASDDPGIFTLTVPTGGGKTLSSLSFALRHAIQHGQTRVIFVIPFTSIIEQNADVIREILAPLQTESFTPLIEHHSALSPDKEDTRSRLAAENWDAPVIITTAVQFYESLFAAKTSRTRKLHHIAKSVVVLDEAQTLPVDYLRPCLRVLQELSDHYHTTTVLCTATQPAIGHDETEFPIGLRSTREIISDTRSLFSALKRVEVAFSGPLTDAELVGRLRDQPQVLCIVNRRKHAQELFRLLGAGEGNYHLSALMCPEHRSEILRQVRERLEKKLPVRLISTQLIEAGVDVDFPVVYRSLAGLDSIAQAAGRCNRNGKLAMGSTYIFEAEDQRGEAYFRETAQVARELIELYPDLLGEDAIRRYFDKYYYHQKRRWDSKDILSKDNFHLPPDKTLPLKFQFKTVVESFKLIEDWQEPVIIPFDKKAESLIEELKNPFKPLNRDLLRSLQRYTVQISPDLRKANAHAFEALRDDQFQVLISKELNYSKDFGLCIDENYSSSRHLVY is encoded by the coding sequence ATGGACTCCCCTCCCTACGCCCACAGCGCGCCCGACGGCCTGCCTTGGGAACCGCTCTTCACTCCCTTCAGCAGCGACCCCGCAACGCAGTGCCAGCGCGAAGCCTGCGAAAGCTGCCGCACCCTTGCACCCCAGCACGGCCACTCCAACAAGGTCGCCTACTGGTGCGCCGCCTTCGCCGCCGCGATGTTCCCGCCCGGCCCCGACCGCGACGCGGCTTGGCAATGGGGATACCTTCTCGGATTGCTCCATGACTTGGGGAAGTTCGCACCCGAGTGGCAGGCTTACCTGAAGTCAAAGGCGGACCCGCATCAGGCCGATGTCTCCGGCAAGCTCGACCACTCCACGGCCGGGGCTCAATACGCGGTGAAGCTCCACGCGGCGCTCGGCCATCTGCTCGCCTACCCCATCTCCGGGCATCACTCGGGACTGCAGGACGCTACGTCAAATGGCACCTGCCTCGCCGCCCGGCTGAAGAAGACCGATCTTCCCCGGATTCCCGAGATCCCGTCCGATATCGGATCGCTGGGCATTCCGAAGCTTCCGTCATTCCTGAAAGGAGACGCGTTCTCCCTCTCCTTCTTCACCCGCATGCTCTTCTCGTGCCTGGTGGATGCCGACTTCCTCGCCACCGAGGCATTCATGAATCCATCGCAGGCGGGCAATCGCAACCGCCAGCCCGAGGGCATCCTCGAAGAGATCGCTCGTCTGGTGGATGCGAAGATCGACAACTTCGGCACGCCTTCCCCGGACGATACCGTGGCTTTCCAAAGGCGAAAGGTCGTCGAGGACTGCCGGGCGAAGGCTTCCGATGATCCCGGGATTTTCACCCTCACCGTGCCGACCGGCGGCGGCAAGACGCTGTCGTCGCTCAGCTTCGCACTGCGGCATGCCATCCAGCATGGGCAGACCCGGGTGATCTTCGTGATCCCCTTCACCTCGATCATCGAGCAAAACGCCGACGTCATCCGCGAGATCCTCGCGCCGCTCCAGACGGAGAGTTTCACCCCGCTCATCGAGCACCACTCCGCGCTCTCCCCGGACAAGGAGGACACGAGATCCCGCCTCGCGGCTGAGAATTGGGACGCACCCGTCATCATCACCACGGCGGTGCAATTCTACGAGTCCCTCTTCGCCGCGAAGACATCACGCACGCGGAAGCTCCACCACATCGCAAAATCGGTCGTCGTCCTGGACGAAGCACAGACCCTACCGGTCGATTACCTCCGGCCCTGCCTGCGTGTCCTGCAGGAGCTCTCGGATCACTACCACACCACCACCGTCCTCTGCACCGCGACGCAGCCCGCCATCGGCCATGATGAAACGGAGTTCCCCATCGGCCTCCGTTCCACCCGGGAAATCATCTCCGATACGCGCTCGCTCTTCTCCGCGCTCAAGCGCGTGGAGGTCGCATTCTCCGGTCCGCTGACCGACGCCGAACTCGTTGGCCGACTTCGTGATCAGCCGCAGGTCCTCTGCATCGTCAACCGCCGCAAGCATGCTCAGGAACTCTTCCGGCTTTTGGGTGCCGGGGAGGGGAACTACCACCTCTCCGCCCTCATGTGCCCGGAGCATCGGTCGGAGATCCTGCGCCAGGTCCGCGAAAGGCTCGAAAAAAAGCTGCCCGTGCGGCTGATCTCCACCCAGCTCATCGAGGCCGGGGTCGATGTGGATTTCCCCGTGGTCTATCGCTCTCTCGCCGGGCTCGACTCCATCGCGCAAGCCGCCGGTCGCTGCAATCGAAATGGCAAGCTGGCCATGGGTTCGACCTACATCTTCGAAGCCGAGGACCAGCGTGGCGAGGCCTACTTCCGCGAGACCGCGCAGGTTGCCCGCGAATTGATCGAACTCTACCCGGACCTCCTCGGGGAGGACGCCATCCGACGCTACTTCGATAAGTATTACTACCACCAGAAGCGGCGCTGGGATTCCAAGGACATCCTTTCCAAGGACAACTTCCATCTCCCGCCGGACAAGACACTGCCCCTCAAATTCCAGTTCAAGACCGTGGTGGAGAGTTTCAAGCTCATCGAGGACTGGCAGGAGCCCGTCATCATCCCCTTCGACAAGAAAGCTGAGAGCTTGATCGAGGAACTGAAGAATCCGTTCAAACCTTTGAACCGAGACCTCCTGCGTTCGCTCCAGCGTTACACGGTCCAGATCTCCCCCGATCTCCGCAAAGCGAATGCCCACGCTTTTGAGGCACTCCGGGACGATCAGTTTCAAGTGCTCATATCCAAAGAACTGAACTACTCGAAAGACTTCGGCTTGTGTATCGACGAAAACTATTCGTCGTCTCGACATCTTGTCTATTAG